The following proteins are co-located in the Alistipes sp. ZOR0009 genome:
- a CDS encoding histidine phosphatase family protein, which produces MIKRIYFARHGETDCNKQNLIQGKGIDAPLNQLGHRQAQAFYDHYHHIPFDRVYTTSLQRTRQSMAPLIASGVPHETNPGFDEMNFGIMEGQPMFDEQGQFALEWLLTQWRNGDGDAKVEKGESPNEVMDRIAKALDQVIARTDETNVVVCMHGRAIRVLLCYLLDEPISQMEHHPHNNLGVSLFEYSYDTEKYTPIFLASYEHLEKLSM; this is translated from the coding sequence ATGATAAAACGAATCTACTTTGCTCGCCACGGCGAGACCGATTGCAACAAGCAAAACCTAATACAGGGCAAGGGTATTGATGCTCCCTTAAACCAGCTGGGGCACCGTCAGGCACAAGCTTTCTACGATCACTACCACCATATTCCCTTCGATAGGGTTTACACAACCTCCCTACAGCGCACCCGTCAATCCATGGCTCCCCTAATTGCAAGTGGGGTTCCACATGAAACAAACCCAGGATTCGATGAGATGAACTTCGGAATTATGGAGGGGCAACCCATGTTTGATGAGCAGGGACAGTTTGCCCTAGAGTGGCTACTGACCCAATGGCGTAACGGCGACGGCGACGCGAAGGTAGAAAAGGGCGAAAGTCCTAACGAGGTAATGGATCGTATCGCCAAAGCGCTAGATCAGGTGATAGCCCGTACCGATGAAACCAACGTGGTGGTATGCATGCATGGTAGAGCCATACGTGTGCTGCTCTGCTACCTGCTGGACGAACCGATATCGCAGATGGAGCATCACCCCCACAATAACCTAGGCGTTTCGCTCTTCGAGTACAGCTACGATACGGAAAAATATACTCCCATCTTTCTGGCAAGCTACGAACACCTCGAAAAGTTGTCGATGTAG
- a CDS encoding nitrophenyl compound nitroreductase subunit ArsF family protein: MSTFRGILMVVVVMVAGMNTSLWAQPKGKSAQSNRVEVLYFHGKQRCMTCNAIEKLSREVVQTSFANEVKKGTLVFKVVDISKPENEKLADSYEVTWSSLFVNSWRGGKESRKNMTEYAFSYAKNSPDVFKAGLVKALKEQLK, encoded by the coding sequence ATGAGTACGTTTAGGGGAATTTTGATGGTAGTGGTTGTGATGGTTGCAGGGATGAATACCAGCCTATGGGCGCAACCTAAGGGAAAATCGGCCCAAAGTAACAGGGTAGAAGTGTTGTACTTTCATGGTAAGCAGCGTTGTATGACCTGTAATGCTATAGAGAAGCTCTCCCGCGAGGTGGTCCAAACCAGCTTTGCCAATGAGGTTAAGAAGGGAACGTTGGTTTTTAAGGTGGTAGATATATCTAAGCCCGAAAATGAAAAGCTAGCTGATAGCTACGAGGTAACGTGGTCTTCGTTGTTCGTAAACAGCTGGCGAGGAGGTAAGGAGTCGCGTAAGAATATGACGGAGTACGCCTTTTCGTACGCAAAAAATTCGCCCGATGTATTTAAGGCAGGCTTAGTTAAGGCACTAAAGGAGCAGCTAAAGTAG
- a CDS encoding uroporphyrinogen-III synthase — MKVKRVLISQPDPGTEKSPYQETAEKYGLKIDFRPFIKVEGVNSKEFRQQKVDILAHTAVIFTARTAIDHFFRICEELRITVPETMKYFCISESIALYLQKYIVYRKRKIFFGNGKFEDLMDSIVKHKDEKFLLPLSDVHKPEIPKALDKAKINYTKSILFKTVSSDLSDMKIDNYDLVIFYSPTGIASLSENFPNYVQGDKKIGAFGPATAKAVKDNSLRLDLEAPTPEAPSMAKALELFIKKNHKENK; from the coding sequence TTGAAAGTCAAGAGAGTTCTAATTTCGCAACCCGATCCAGGTACCGAAAAATCGCCGTACCAAGAAACCGCGGAAAAGTACGGGCTCAAGATTGATTTTCGTCCTTTTATCAAAGTAGAGGGCGTAAATTCGAAAGAGTTCAGACAACAAAAAGTTGATATTCTTGCACATACGGCTGTGATTTTTACTGCACGAACTGCAATTGATCATTTTTTCCGTATTTGTGAGGAGCTTCGCATTACGGTTCCTGAAACGATGAAGTACTTTTGTATTTCGGAGTCGATTGCACTATACCTGCAAAAATATATCGTATACCGCAAGCGTAAAATCTTTTTTGGTAACGGAAAGTTCGAAGATCTAATGGATTCCATTGTTAAGCATAAGGATGAAAAGTTCCTTCTTCCGCTTTCTGATGTACATAAGCCAGAAATCCCTAAGGCTCTAGATAAAGCTAAGATTAACTATACTAAGTCTATTCTTTTTAAGACTGTTAGCAGCGACCTTAGCGATATGAAAATAGATAATTACGATCTTGTAATTTTCTACAGTCCTACTGGAATTGCATCTTTATCCGAAAATTTCCCTAATTACGTTCAGGGGGATAAAAAGATTGGAGCATTTGGTCCTGCGACAGCAAAAGCCGTAAAAGATAATAGCTTACGATTAGATTTAGAAGCCCCAACACCAGAGGCTCCCTCTATGGCTAAAGCGCTAGAGTTGTTTATAAAGAAGAACCATAAAGAAAATAAGTAG
- a CDS encoding deoxynucleoside kinase — protein MQIAVAGNIGSGKTTLTKMLSKSLGWDAMYEDLEQNPYINDFYGDMPRWSFNLQIYFLHSRLKQIVDVRRKERNVIQDRTVYEDAYIFAPNLHQMGLMTERDFNTYTKLFNLTTSLVHPPELLIYIKSSSKTLVRQIASRGRDYEKNISPEYLDNLNELYNKWIQSYNQGKLLIIDIDEHNFLDHKEEYVKVLEMVREKIASES, from the coding sequence ATTCAAATTGCAGTAGCAGGTAACATTGGAAGCGGTAAAACAACACTCACCAAAATGCTTTCTAAGAGTCTAGGTTGGGATGCTATGTACGAAGATCTAGAACAAAATCCCTACATCAACGACTTCTATGGGGATATGCCCCGGTGGTCGTTTAACCTACAAATCTACTTTTTGCACTCGCGACTAAAGCAAATAGTAGACGTAAGAAGGAAGGAACGAAACGTAATACAAGACCGAACCGTTTATGAGGATGCCTACATCTTTGCCCCCAACCTTCACCAAATGGGATTAATGACCGAAAGAGACTTCAACACCTACACCAAGCTTTTCAATCTTACCACCTCGCTAGTTCATCCTCCAGAGCTGCTAATCTACATCAAATCATCTTCCAAAACCTTAGTACGCCAAATTGCTAGTCGTGGTCGCGATTACGAAAAGAACATAAGCCCTGAATATCTTGATAACCTTAACGAGCTTTACAACAAGTGGATCCAAAGCTACAATCAAGGTAAGCTTCTAATCATCGACATTGATGAGCATAACTTCTTAGATCACAAGGAGGAATACGTAAAGGTACTGGAAATGGTTAGAGAAAAGATAGCTTCCGAATCGTAA
- a CDS encoding S41 family peptidase, which translates to MNSLKEKLKGTKRYIAIGLSGMALFVMFSFTSPNYNFAKSLDLFFNVLRELNIFYVDEVKTEDLVNKAITEMLSTLDPYTTYIPADEMEDFEFMTTGQYGGMGALIRKQGDYIEISEPYEAFPAAKAGLVAGDLLLSIDNKSIKGLDVSAVSAMLKGKAGSKMYLKVLKLKGKDTADVVVTREIIKIPSVPYYGIVKDKVGYIRFTNFTTDCSKEVKDAVINLKKQGASSIVLDLRGNPGGLLNEAVKVVGLFVPRGQLVVSTKGKVKEFDATYKTETEPVDTKIPLVVLVNSGSASASEIVSGALQDLDRAVVVGNRTFGKGLVQTTRPLGYNSQLKITTAKYYIPSGRCIQALDYSHRNPDGSVGTVPDSLISKFKTKNGRIVFDGGGIMPDIKVDAENMSKIAISLLSKGLISDYINEYYVKHSEVPDVRKFSFSDRDYSDFVSFLSNKNYDYTTQTEVLVKQLEEAVKKDKYYDHSQKELAALKKQLTHDKQKDLMLFKDELKSYLEDELIGRYHYQRGKIERSLMTDPQVKEALKAAENTQKSMEILARK; encoded by the coding sequence ATGAATAGCTTAAAAGAAAAACTGAAAGGAACGAAGAGGTATATTGCAATTGGGTTATCAGGGATGGCTCTTTTTGTGATGTTTTCGTTTACTAGTCCAAACTACAATTTTGCAAAGAGCTTAGATCTTTTCTTCAACGTACTTCGAGAGTTGAATATTTTTTATGTTGACGAGGTAAAGACTGAAGATTTGGTAAACAAGGCCATTACCGAAATGCTGTCAACTCTGGATCCATACACCACCTACATTCCCGCTGATGAGATGGAGGATTTTGAATTTATGACAACCGGGCAGTATGGAGGTATGGGGGCGTTGATTCGTAAGCAGGGCGATTACATTGAGATATCAGAACCTTACGAAGCATTTCCCGCCGCAAAAGCTGGACTTGTTGCTGGAGATTTGCTTTTGAGCATTGACAATAAGTCGATAAAAGGGTTAGATGTTTCTGCTGTTAGCGCAATGCTTAAGGGTAAGGCTGGCTCTAAGATGTACTTGAAGGTTTTGAAACTTAAGGGTAAAGATACAGCGGATGTTGTTGTAACCCGCGAGATCATTAAAATACCATCAGTTCCTTACTACGGAATTGTAAAGGATAAGGTTGGGTATATCCGTTTTACCAACTTTACTACCGATTGTAGCAAGGAGGTTAAAGATGCCGTGATCAACCTAAAGAAGCAGGGGGCATCTTCTATTGTGCTTGATCTGAGAGGGAACCCAGGTGGTTTGCTTAATGAGGCGGTGAAGGTTGTAGGCCTTTTTGTTCCACGCGGACAACTTGTGGTGAGCACCAAAGGTAAGGTTAAGGAATTTGATGCTACCTACAAAACCGAAACAGAGCCAGTTGACACCAAAATACCTTTGGTTGTTCTGGTAAATAGCGGTTCTGCTTCTGCTTCAGAAATTGTTTCGGGAGCTTTACAAGATTTGGATAGGGCTGTAGTGGTTGGTAATCGAACATTTGGTAAGGGGTTGGTGCAAACCACCCGACCATTAGGTTATAACTCTCAGCTTAAAATTACGACGGCGAAATACTACATACCTTCCGGTAGATGTATCCAAGCGTTGGATTATTCGCATAGAAATCCGGATGGAAGCGTGGGTACTGTGCCAGACTCGTTGATATCGAAGTTTAAGACCAAGAATGGTAGAATCGTTTTTGATGGTGGTGGCATTATGCCCGATATTAAGGTTGATGCGGAGAATATGAGCAAGATCGCTATCAGCCTTTTGAGTAAGGGGTTAATATCCGACTACATTAACGAGTACTACGTTAAGCATTCGGAGGTGCCAGATGTTCGTAAGTTCAGCTTTTCGGATAGGGACTATAGCGATTTTGTTAGCTTCTTGTCCAATAAAAATTACGATTATACGACCCAAACCGAGGTGTTGGTAAAGCAGCTCGAAGAGGCGGTAAAGAAGGACAAGTACTACGATCATTCGCAAAAGGAGCTCGCTGCCCTAAAGAAGCAGCTAACACACGACAAACAAAAAGATTTGATGCTCTTTAAAGATGAGCTGAAGTCCTACTTGGAAGATGAGCTTATTGGTAGATATCACTATCAAAGAGGCAAGATTGAGCGATCGTTAATGACAGACCCTCAGGTTAAGGAAGCACTAAAGGCTGCTGAGAATACACAAAAAAGCATGGAGATATTGGCAAGGAAGTAG
- a CDS encoding ArsR/SmtB family transcription factor has product MGNSCTKIEVNELEAVARYAKAMGHPTRMAILQFLAAQDSCFFGDIFEVLPIAKATVSQHLKELKEAGLIQGEIEAPKVRYCINKPNWAEAQRLFDKFFGQREQCNVCCD; this is encoded by the coding sequence ATGGGTAATAGTTGTACAAAAATTGAGGTGAATGAGCTGGAAGCGGTAGCTCGATATGCTAAGGCGATGGGGCATCCTACCCGCATGGCCATCCTCCAATTTCTTGCTGCGCAGGATAGCTGCTTCTTTGGAGATATCTTTGAGGTACTCCCCATTGCAAAGGCTACGGTGTCGCAGCACCTTAAGGAGCTTAAGGAGGCGGGCCTGATACAGGGAGAAATTGAGGCTCCCAAGGTTCGCTACTGCATTAATAAGCCTAATTGGGCTGAGGCTCAGCGCCTGTTCGACAAGTTTTTTGGACAGCGCGAGCAGTGTAATGTATGCTGTGACTAG
- a CDS encoding arsenate reductase ArsC, with product MKVLILCTGNSCRSQMAHGWLQSFDASLEVYSAGTAPAPQVNPNAVKAMAEAGINISTHTPKSVELYLDQEWDYVITVCGGANESCPAFVGNVKNRVHIGFDDPSEATGEPDFVWGEYIRVRDEIKERFHDFYTKVIKGFRPIPKCSCKGK from the coding sequence ATGAAGGTTCTAATTCTTTGTACCGGAAATAGCTGCCGCAGCCAGATGGCTCACGGATGGCTACAGTCGTTTGATGCATCGCTGGAGGTTTACTCGGCAGGTACGGCTCCCGCACCACAGGTAAATCCCAACGCAGTAAAGGCAATGGCCGAGGCTGGTATCAACATCAGCACCCATACTCCTAAAAGCGTAGAACTATACCTCGATCAGGAGTGGGACTACGTGATTACCGTTTGCGGTGGCGCCAACGAGAGCTGCCCAGCATTTGTGGGTAACGTAAAAAATCGTGTTCATATCGGTTTCGACGATCCTTCGGAGGCTACAGGCGAACCCGATTTTGTGTGGGGAGAGTACATCCGAGTGCGCGACGAGATTAAGGAGAGGTTCCACGACTTCTACACCAAGGTGATTAAAGGTTTTCGTCCTATACCTAAATGCAGCTGCAAGGGTAAGTAG
- the rnpA gene encoding ribonuclease P protein component, protein MKENRFYKTERLCSKKDFELLFSDSESIFVYPFKVVFRTTAFSEKEGLKLGISVSKRNFKRAVKRNYIKRRIREGFRLNKQPLKDVLREHNIGLHLMLVYVSKETMEFSDIEPKIRIVLEKVAKILSKPAGVAADSPD, encoded by the coding sequence ATGAAGGAAAATAGGTTTTATAAAACCGAGCGATTATGTAGTAAAAAGGATTTTGAGCTGCTTTTTAGCGACTCTGAATCTATTTTTGTGTATCCCTTCAAGGTTGTCTTTAGAACTACTGCTTTTTCTGAAAAGGAGGGCTTAAAGTTGGGTATAAGCGTATCTAAACGTAACTTTAAGCGAGCAGTTAAGCGAAACTACATTAAGCGGCGAATACGCGAAGGTTTTAGGCTAAATAAGCAACCTTTGAAGGATGTTTTGAGAGAGCACAACATTGGCTTGCATTTGATGTTAGTTTATGTGTCGAAAGAAACGATGGAGTTTAGTGATATTGAACCAAAAATTAGGATAGTACTTGAAAAGGTTGCTAAAATATTGTCGAAACCTGCTGGTGTGGCTGCTGATAGTCCCGATTAG
- a CDS encoding GH3 auxin-responsive promoter family protein, translating into MPIINSIVSLLSSKRLKSIDDFRKRPFETQECILKRLIETAKSTEWGKMHDFASIGSIETFQQRTPIQDYNQVKPFIERIRSGEQNVLWPTEIRWFAKSSGTTEDKSKFIPVSNESLEEIHFQGGKDTLTVYTNNYPETGIYSGKGLTLGGSHQIDKLNDKAFTGDLSAILIENIPFWADLMRTPSQKVALIPDFEEKMRRIAEEAIPLNVTYFAGVPSWNLVLMKYILEHTGKKNLFEVWPNMELFIHGGVSFTPYREQYRKLLPSDYMNYMETYNASEGFFALQDDPSSSDMLLMLDYSIFYEFIPMDRFFDDNVTPLTIADVQTGVNYAIVITTNGGLWRYVIGDTVEFTSLYPHKIKITGRTKHYINTFGEEVIIDNAEQAVKAACNATGAIINEYTAAPIYMGNNGTGGHEWLFEFQKMPANMDAFIDTLDQKLISINSDYEAKRYKNITLQRPVVHALKQGVFYQWLKESGKLGGQNKVPRLFNARDYVEKLLTINEKL; encoded by the coding sequence ATGCCAATTATCAACTCAATAGTAAGCCTGCTCAGTTCGAAGCGACTGAAAAGCATTGACGATTTCCGAAAGCGACCTTTCGAAACCCAAGAGTGCATACTCAAACGGCTTATCGAAACCGCCAAATCGACAGAATGGGGTAAAATGCATGACTTTGCATCGATAGGCAGCATCGAAACTTTTCAGCAACGCACACCTATACAGGACTACAACCAGGTTAAGCCATTCATCGAGCGGATACGCTCGGGCGAGCAGAATGTGCTATGGCCAACAGAAATTCGTTGGTTTGCCAAATCGTCGGGAACTACCGAAGATAAGAGCAAGTTTATTCCTGTAAGCAACGAATCGCTGGAAGAGATACACTTCCAGGGTGGTAAGGATACGCTTACGGTGTATACCAACAACTATCCCGAAACTGGCATCTACAGCGGTAAAGGGTTAACCTTAGGTGGCAGCCACCAAATCGACAAGCTAAACGACAAGGCCTTTACGGGCGACCTATCGGCCATTCTAATAGAAAATATACCTTTTTGGGCCGACCTAATGCGTACGCCCAGCCAAAAGGTAGCGCTTATCCCCGATTTCGAGGAAAAGATGCGCCGCATTGCCGAGGAGGCCATCCCACTAAACGTTACATACTTTGCAGGGGTACCATCGTGGAACCTTGTGCTTATGAAGTATATACTGGAGCACACCGGAAAGAAAAATCTGTTTGAGGTATGGCCCAACATGGAGCTCTTTATACATGGAGGGGTTAGCTTTACTCCCTACCGCGAGCAGTACCGAAAGCTACTTCCATCGGACTACATGAACTACATGGAAACCTACAACGCTTCGGAAGGATTCTTTGCGCTGCAGGACGACCCATCGTCGAGCGACATGCTACTAATGCTGGACTATAGCATCTTCTACGAGTTTATCCCAATGGACCGCTTCTTCGACGACAATGTAACCCCACTTACCATTGCCGACGTGCAAACAGGCGTTAACTACGCCATAGTGATAACCACCAACGGAGGCCTATGGCGGTATGTGATTGGTGATACGGTGGAGTTCACCTCGCTATATCCCCATAAAATTAAAATTACCGGAAGAACTAAGCACTACATAAACACCTTTGGAGAAGAGGTGATTATAGATAACGCCGAACAGGCCGTAAAGGCTGCCTGCAATGCAACAGGTGCCATCATCAACGAGTATACCGCAGCCCCTATATACATGGGGAACAATGGAACGGGTGGTCACGAGTGGCTTTTCGAGTTCCAAAAGATGCCGGCAAACATGGATGCTTTTATCGACACACTCGATCAGAAGCTTATCTCCATCAACTCCGACTACGAAGCTAAGCGATACAAAAACATAACGCTACAGCGTCCGGTGGTTCATGCGCTAAAGCAGGGAGTGTTCTACCAGTGGCTCAAAGAGTCGGGTAAGCTAGGTGGGCAAAATAAGGTTCCACGACTTTTCAATGCAAGAGACTACGTCGAGAAGCTTTTGACGATAAACGAAAAACTATAG
- a CDS encoding DUF4271 domain-containing protein, giving the protein MKSGDSLKVRKDSLKVQQQKTDTKVFNQLVNTKTYGSTFYPTLLATNVDHGSYDITMEACQSILPSNIMRKAAFENNKNVANFRFYEHQGIVLPSEQLTVNLPPLTAADSVKVQSSDSLPAAKIDSLALRPAIDSLPKINFASADFNFGDIDSSLLDRFGLQEYVSRDSYVLLESHPELVYGRFSAKVQLVNPARVGEAKPRETQNLGFVSFVVLTIGIILFITSLKFQFKNALSIIQSFISIREARKSYQSRSLSFKRFALFSTIFYVLTFTVFSILIAQRFAGNFVREFGILLSYFVFFLAILSLFFAKVFSWNVLGNISRNSELFSELKYNHLIFYTSFALAIFPLLVVASYADAVVSKVFIYLSIYLVIILLVQYIIRSLRLFLSYRVSFFFWFLYFCTLEMLPIAVALYLLQ; this is encoded by the coding sequence ATGAAATCTGGTGATTCACTAAAAGTACGCAAGGATAGTTTAAAGGTTCAACAGCAAAAGACTGATACAAAAGTTTTTAATCAACTTGTAAATACGAAAACTTACGGATCAACTTTCTATCCAACGTTGTTGGCGACTAATGTCGACCATGGTTCTTACGACATTACCATGGAAGCATGCCAAAGTATTTTGCCATCTAATATCATGCGGAAAGCAGCGTTTGAGAACAACAAAAATGTGGCTAATTTCCGTTTTTACGAGCATCAAGGAATTGTTCTACCTTCTGAGCAGTTAACTGTAAATTTACCCCCTCTTACAGCTGCCGATTCGGTAAAAGTTCAATCTTCCGATTCTTTGCCTGCTGCCAAGATTGATAGTTTAGCTTTGCGGCCTGCAATAGACTCTCTCCCTAAAATTAATTTTGCTTCGGCCGACTTTAATTTTGGTGATATAGATTCGTCGTTACTTGATCGTTTTGGATTGCAGGAGTATGTTTCACGTGATTCGTACGTTTTGCTCGAAAGTCACCCCGAGTTGGTTTATGGGAGATTTAGTGCGAAGGTTCAGCTTGTTAATCCTGCACGGGTAGGGGAGGCGAAGCCTAGAGAAACTCAAAACTTAGGATTTGTTAGTTTTGTTGTGCTTACTATCGGCATAATACTTTTTATTACAAGCCTTAAATTCCAGTTTAAGAATGCGCTGTCTATAATTCAGAGTTTTATAAGCATTAGGGAGGCTCGTAAAAGCTATCAAAGCAGATCTCTATCTTTTAAGCGATTTGCTCTGTTTTCTACTATTTTTTACGTTCTTACATTTACCGTCTTTTCGATCCTTATTGCGCAGCGATTTGCTGGAAATTTTGTGAGAGAGTTTGGTATTTTACTTAGCTACTTTGTTTTCTTTCTGGCTATTCTTTCCCTGTTTTTTGCCAAAGTTTTCTCTTGGAATGTGCTCGGAAATATTTCTAGAAATAGCGAGCTGTTTAGTGAGTTGAAGTATAATCACCTTATTTTTTATACATCTTTTGCTTTGGCAATTTTTCCTTTACTCGTTGTTGCCTCTTATGCAGATGCGGTAGTTTCTAAAGTATTTATATACCTATCCATTTATTTAGTTATCATTTTATTAGTACAGTATATTATTAGGTCGTTAAGACTATTTCTTAGCTATAGAGTTTCATTTTTCTTTTGGTTTTTATACTTTTGCACCCTTGAAATGCTACCTATAGCTGTTGCATTGTATCTGCTGCAGTAG
- a CDS encoding thioredoxin family protein has product MKKLALGLTLVLAAGSLFAQNRSVDFQHATFAEVKAKAKAANKPIFFDGFTTWCGPCKYMANTVFTQDKVADFFNDKFINTKFDMEKGEGVELAKKFEVKAFPTFLILDTAGNVIHRIVGGAEADEFMEKVKVGLNPETSLAGQKAKYDNGNRDAKFILGYLKTLQDAYMQQESETIAQGYLKSLKENERVTKDNWEVYNDFVNDLFSKDFIFILTNRLKFTEVAGDSAVTAKIGSVFSSKAMSLLVNRRGTVYSKEESKKVRDFIGTCGVKDSQTYLALLDMADAKAAKNGTAIAALAEKAVKNTNISDRDSYNILSQAVPVVTDYGTKNDFQVLSNAIDARISTLKEEKAKPYFEQFKKQLTDKMNEVKK; this is encoded by the coding sequence ATGAAAAAATTAGCATTAGGACTTACCCTTGTGTTAGCCGCAGGGAGTCTGTTTGCCCAGAATCGTAGCGTAGACTTCCAGCACGCTACCTTTGCAGAAGTAAAAGCAAAAGCAAAAGCCGCCAACAAACCCATCTTTTTTGATGGTTTCACCACTTGGTGTGGCCCCTGCAAGTACATGGCCAATACCGTATTTACCCAAGATAAGGTAGCCGACTTCTTTAACGATAAGTTCATCAACACCAAGTTTGATATGGAAAAAGGCGAAGGTGTTGAGCTTGCCAAGAAGTTTGAGGTAAAAGCATTCCCAACTTTTCTTATACTAGATACTGCCGGCAATGTCATTCACCGAATTGTAGGTGGCGCCGAGGCCGATGAGTTTATGGAAAAAGTAAAGGTTGGATTAAATCCGGAGACCTCTTTAGCTGGACAAAAGGCAAAATATGATAATGGTAACCGCGATGCTAAATTCATACTAGGCTACCTAAAGACTCTACAAGATGCCTACATGCAGCAGGAGTCGGAAACCATTGCTCAAGGTTACCTCAAATCGCTAAAAGAAAACGAAAGAGTAACCAAGGATAATTGGGAAGTTTATAACGACTTTGTAAATGATCTTTTCAGCAAAGACTTCATTTTTATCCTAACCAACCGTCTTAAGTTTACCGAGGTTGCAGGAGATTCTGCCGTAACCGCCAAAATAGGCTCTGTTTTCTCATCAAAAGCAATGTCCCTACTAGTTAACCGTCGTGGAACGGTTTATAGCAAGGAAGAGTCTAAAAAGGTGCGCGATTTCATCGGAACATGCGGAGTTAAGGATAGCCAAACCTACCTCGCTCTTCTAGACATGGCAGACGCTAAGGCAGCCAAGAATGGTACAGCAATTGCCGCCTTGGCCGAAAAAGCAGTTAAAAACACCAACATTTCGGATAGAGATAGCTACAACATCCTTTCGCAAGCAGTTCCTGTTGTAACCGACTACGGAACAAAAAACGATTTCCAGGTGCTGTCAAACGCTATTGATGCTAGAATTTCAACCTTAAAGGAGGAAAAGGCAAAGCCTTACTTTGAGCAGTTTAAAAAGCAGCTTACCGATAAAATGAACGAAGTAAAGAAGTAA
- a CDS encoding thioredoxin family protein encodes MVVKVLGTGCAGCKALYENAKQAIAELGADITLVKEEDIMKIMDYNVMSLPALVVDEKVVTTGKRLTVAEVKEILSK; translated from the coding sequence ATGGTTGTAAAAGTACTAGGTACAGGTTGCGCTGGATGTAAGGCGCTTTACGAAAATGCCAAGCAGGCTATTGCCGAGCTGGGTGCTGACATCACCCTTGTTAAGGAGGAGGATATCATGAAGATTATGGACTACAACGTGATGAGCCTTCCGGCGTTGGTTGTAGACGAAAAGGTGGTTACAACAGGCAAGCGCCTTACCGTAGCAGAGGTAAAAGAAATTCTATCTAAATAA
- a CDS encoding aromatic aminobenezylarsenical efflux permease ArsG family transporter, whose product MEYLQTLLDNSTTPVVTAFLLGLLTAVSPCPLATNITAIGYISKDIESRHRIFWNGIVYTLGRVVTYTALGFILIPILRQGASMFAIQKAISKYGEMFIAPLLILVGIFMLDLIKLKLPAFSVGGDKLKEKSKGFTGALLLGILFSMAFCPTSGVFYFGMLIPMSAAESGGYWLPVVFAIATGLPVMVVAWIVAYSISGIGRFYNTMQTFERWFRKVVAVLFILVGVYYGYMFIF is encoded by the coding sequence ATGGAATACCTACAAACGTTACTGGATAATAGCACCACACCCGTGGTTACGGCTTTCCTGCTGGGACTGCTTACAGCTGTTAGTCCCTGTCCGTTGGCTACCAACATCACCGCCATTGGGTATATAAGCAAAGACATAGAGAGTAGGCACCGGATATTTTGGAACGGTATAGTTTACACCTTAGGACGTGTAGTTACCTATACCGCGTTGGGGTTTATTCTTATTCCGATACTAAGGCAGGGAGCCAGCATGTTTGCCATACAAAAGGCTATAAGCAAGTATGGCGAGATGTTTATTGCGCCGCTACTAATTCTCGTGGGTATTTTTATGCTCGATCTGATAAAGCTGAAGCTACCCGCTTTTAGTGTTGGTGGCGATAAGCTAAAGGAGAAAAGTAAAGGTTTCACGGGGGCTCTTTTGTTGGGGATTCTCTTCTCAATGGCCTTTTGTCCTACCAGCGGAGTGTTCTACTTTGGGATGCTGATACCAATGTCGGCCGCCGAAAGCGGAGGCTACTGGCTACCCGTTGTGTTTGCTATTGCTACCGGACTACCAGTGATGGTGGTTGCCTGGATAGTTGCCTATAGCATTTCGGGGATTGGTCGGTTTTACAATACGATGCAAACATTCGAGAGGTGGTTTCGTAAGGTGGTTGCCGTACTCTTTATCCTTGTTGGCGTCTACTATGGTTACATGTTTATTTTTTAA
- the yidD gene encoding membrane protein insertion efficiency factor YidD: MLKYCRNLLVWLLIVPIRFYQHAISPLKPPSCRFTPTCSAYAVQALRKHGPIKGLWLAIWRILRCNPWGGSGYDPVP, encoded by the coding sequence TTGCTAAAATATTGTCGAAACCTGCTGGTGTGGCTGCTGATAGTCCCGATTAGATTTTATCAGCACGCTATATCTCCGCTAAAGCCTCCCTCATGTAGGTTCACTCCAACTTGCTCTGCTTATGCAGTGCAGGCGCTGAGAAAGCACGGACCTATAAAGGGTTTATGGTTGGCTATTTGGCGTATATTGCGCTGTAACCCTTGGGGTGGGAGCGGGTACGATCCTGTTCCCTAA